The following proteins are co-located in the Myxococcus fulvus genome:
- a CDS encoding M57 family metalloprotease, with protein MSQSKIVGALAGLALLAGCGGGENTTPPPSEEVSQGMSWEEFLSGVYQEPDTGIFIADGDTPFASEKHLREFYENNVRNGQLIVHRAGGVDAAWNATQKKNITYCVSTTSFGTRYNTAVAAMKSAAEAWEAVANVDFVHVVAQDANCTASNSNVVFDVRIVNSGNQYLARAFFPNDTRANRNVLIDTTAFGSIAPWTLEGILRHELGHTLGFRHEHTRPEAGTCFEDNNWRALTPYDSKSVMHYPQCNGTQNGDLVITAVDAQGAVALYGAPGGTDPEPPEPGTGTPTTTTLTGSVAASTNNAFPAITVVPGTAFNVTMTGTGDPDLYVRFGAAPTTATYDCRPYLSGPSESCSLTVPAGVTTAYVMVRGYTAATFTLTINYTRPDGGGTASTDTKSGSVTTGSVTNFPAYSVVAGSTFKVVMTGSGDPDLYVRFGSAPTTTAYNCRPYQTGAAETCELTVPAGQTSAYVQVRGYTAGTYNLAITYTKP; from the coding sequence ATGTCCCAGTCCAAGATTGTCGGTGCCCTCGCGGGCCTGGCGCTGCTCGCCGGTTGTGGCGGCGGCGAAAACACCACCCCTCCCCCCTCCGAGGAGGTCAGCCAGGGGATGTCGTGGGAGGAGTTCCTCTCGGGCGTGTACCAGGAGCCCGACACCGGCATCTTCATCGCGGATGGTGACACGCCGTTCGCCAGCGAGAAGCACCTGCGCGAGTTCTATGAGAACAACGTGCGCAACGGGCAGCTCATCGTGCACCGCGCCGGCGGCGTGGACGCGGCGTGGAACGCGACGCAGAAGAAGAACATCACCTACTGCGTGAGCACGACGTCGTTCGGCACCCGGTACAACACCGCGGTGGCGGCGATGAAGAGCGCGGCCGAGGCCTGGGAGGCCGTGGCCAACGTGGACTTCGTGCACGTGGTGGCGCAGGACGCCAACTGCACCGCGAGCAACAGCAACGTCGTCTTCGACGTGCGCATCGTGAACTCGGGCAACCAGTACCTGGCCCGTGCGTTCTTCCCGAACGACACGCGCGCCAACCGCAACGTGCTCATCGACACCACGGCCTTCGGCAGCATCGCGCCGTGGACGCTCGAGGGCATCCTGCGCCACGAGCTGGGCCACACGCTGGGCTTCCGTCACGAGCACACCCGCCCCGAGGCCGGCACGTGCTTCGAGGACAACAACTGGCGCGCGCTGACGCCGTACGACTCGAAGTCGGTCATGCACTACCCGCAGTGCAACGGCACGCAGAACGGTGACCTGGTCATCACCGCGGTGGACGCGCAGGGCGCCGTGGCGCTCTACGGCGCGCCGGGCGGCACGGACCCGGAGCCGCCGGAGCCCGGCACGGGCACCCCGACGACGACGACGCTCACGGGCTCCGTGGCGGCGAGCACCAACAACGCCTTCCCGGCCATCACCGTGGTGCCGGGCACGGCCTTCAACGTGACGATGACGGGCACGGGTGACCCGGACCTGTACGTGCGCTTCGGCGCGGCCCCGACCACCGCCACGTACGACTGCCGCCCGTACCTCAGCGGCCCGTCCGAGTCCTGCAGCCTGACGGTGCCCGCGGGCGTGACGACGGCGTACGTCATGGTGCGTGGCTACACGGCCGCGACCTTCACGCTGACCATCAACTACACCCGTCCGGACGGGGGCGGCACGGCCTCCACGGACACGAAGTCGGGCTCGGTGACCACGGGCAGCGTCACCAACTTCCCCGCGTACAGCGTGGTGGCGGGCAGCACGTTCAAGGTCGTGATGACGGGCTCGGGTGACCCGGACCTCTACGTCCGCTTCGGCTCAGCGCCCACCACCACGGCGTACAACTGCCGTCCGTACCAGACGGGCGCCGCCGAGACGTGCGAGCTGACGGTGCCCGCCGGCCAGACGAGCGCGTACGTCCAGGTCCGCGGCTACACGGCGGGCACGTACAACCTGGCCATCACCTACACCAAGCCGTAG
- a CDS encoding MDR family MFS transporter, producing MSSRWTTSALGKAVHEMAGGLPRTYWVLWVGTLVNRLGSFVVPFLALYLTRERGFSVEQAGLTVSLYGVGAVIASPLGGMLADRVGRRLTLAGGLWLGSVGMLLLGFAREPSSIALAAFCLGILGELYRPAVSAAVADVVTPEDRQRAFGLLYWVINVGFAVALPLAGLMVRFGYVTLFVADAITTFTYGCCIWFLLPETRPARTAAEDAQAPGALRSLLTPFLDPSFVAFALPILGVAIIFHQSQVSLPLDLSARGLSEAQFGAVLSVNGLLIVALQPLSHRALKHLRRAHSLALAAALTGLGFGLHALTGNVALAALAVAIWTLGEMAQAPVAPSVVADLAPTRLRGSYQGAYHMLWGLASSAAPALGGRVLGRAGTSALWLGCLVLGLVCAAWQLVIAPARRRRLDAQRAVGAQLSPLLD from the coding sequence ATGAGTTCGCGATGGACGACGAGCGCGCTGGGCAAGGCCGTGCATGAGATGGCCGGCGGCCTGCCGCGCACCTACTGGGTGCTGTGGGTGGGCACCCTGGTCAACCGACTGGGCAGCTTCGTGGTGCCCTTCCTCGCGCTGTACCTCACGCGCGAGCGGGGCTTCAGCGTGGAGCAGGCGGGCCTCACCGTGTCGCTCTACGGCGTGGGCGCGGTCATCGCGAGCCCCCTGGGCGGCATGCTCGCGGACCGCGTGGGCCGGCGCCTGACGCTGGCGGGCGGACTGTGGCTCGGCTCGGTGGGCATGCTCTTGCTCGGCTTCGCGCGCGAGCCCTCCTCCATCGCGCTCGCCGCCTTCTGCCTGGGCATCCTCGGAGAGCTCTACCGTCCCGCCGTGTCCGCGGCCGTGGCGGACGTCGTCACGCCCGAGGACCGGCAGCGCGCCTTCGGCCTGCTCTACTGGGTCATCAACGTGGGCTTCGCCGTGGCGCTGCCGCTCGCGGGGCTGATGGTCCGCTTCGGCTATGTGACGCTGTTCGTGGCCGACGCCATCACCACGTTCACCTACGGGTGCTGCATCTGGTTCCTCCTGCCGGAGACGCGCCCCGCCCGCACCGCGGCGGAGGACGCGCAGGCCCCAGGCGCCCTGCGCTCGCTGCTGACGCCCTTCCTGGACCCGAGCTTCGTCGCCTTCGCGCTGCCCATCCTCGGCGTGGCCATCATCTTCCATCAGAGCCAGGTGTCGCTCCCGTTGGACCTGAGCGCGCGCGGGCTGAGCGAGGCGCAGTTCGGCGCCGTGCTGTCCGTCAACGGCCTGCTCATCGTCGCGCTCCAGCCCCTGTCCCACCGGGCGCTCAAGCACCTGAGACGCGCGCACTCGCTGGCGTTGGCGGCGGCGCTCACGGGCCTGGGCTTCGGCCTGCACGCGCTGACGGGCAACGTGGCGCTCGCGGCGCTCGCCGTGGCCATCTGGACGCTCGGGGAGATGGCCCAGGCGCCCGTCGCGCCCTCCGTCGTCGCGGACCTGGCGCCCACGCGGCTGCGCGGCAGCTACCAGGGCGCCTACCACATGCTCTGGGGCCTGGCCTCCAGCGCCGCGCCCGCGCTCGGAGGGCGGGTGCTGGGGCGCGCGGGCACGTCCGCGCTGTGGCTCGGGTGTCTGGTGCTGGGGCTCGTCTGCGCCGCGTGGCAGCTCGTCATCGCCCCGGCCCGTCGGCGTCGCCTGGATGCACAGCGCGCGGTGGGCGCGCAACTCAGCCCGCTGCTGGATTGA
- a CDS encoding AEC family transporter: MSQVIGLLGTCLVLGVLARRSGKFPEGSAGPFNTFVLYVALPALVLRVMHRLEFVPSLLVAAVVPWLYYLAAGPFFRWLGPRLGLSKASIAALVLTGGLGNTAFVGLPMAEALLGSEGLAVAVVVDQLGSFLVLSTLATLAAARASAEVALPLGALARKVATFPPFVALVLALLLRPVGYPVWVDSVLERLGALLTPLALFSVGLQLRLSGVKARLPALSLGLLYKLVLVPGVVMLGLWALPGLSPMVVQATVLQAAMAPMVSAAILAAEHRLDPELAVLMVGVGIPLSFVTAPLMLWVVR; this comes from the coding sequence ATGAGTCAGGTCATCGGGTTGTTGGGCACGTGTCTGGTGTTGGGCGTGCTGGCCCGCAGGAGCGGGAAGTTTCCGGAGGGCTCCGCGGGGCCGTTCAACACCTTCGTGCTGTACGTGGCGCTGCCCGCGCTGGTGCTGCGCGTGATGCACCGGCTGGAGTTCGTGCCGTCGCTGCTGGTGGCCGCGGTGGTGCCCTGGCTGTACTACCTGGCGGCGGGGCCATTCTTCCGGTGGCTGGGGCCGAGGCTGGGCTTGTCCAAGGCGTCCATCGCCGCGCTGGTGCTGACGGGCGGCCTGGGCAACACGGCCTTCGTGGGCCTGCCGATGGCCGAGGCGCTGCTCGGCTCGGAGGGGCTCGCCGTGGCGGTCGTGGTGGATCAGCTCGGCTCGTTCCTGGTGCTGTCCACGCTCGCGACGCTGGCGGCGGCGAGGGCGAGCGCGGAGGTGGCGCTGCCCCTGGGCGCGCTCGCGAGGAAGGTGGCGACCTTCCCGCCGTTCGTGGCGCTGGTGCTGGCGCTGCTGCTCCGGCCCGTGGGCTACCCCGTCTGGGTGGACTCCGTGCTGGAGCGGCTGGGCGCGCTGCTCACACCGCTGGCGCTGTTCTCCGTGGGGCTGCAGCTCCGACTGTCGGGCGTGAAGGCGCGGCTGCCGGCGCTGTCCCTGGGCCTGCTCTACAAGCTGGTGCTGGTGCCGGGCGTGGTGATGCTGGGCCTGTGGGCCCTGCCCGGTCTGTCGCCCATGGTGGTGCAGGCGACCGTGCTCCAGGCGGCGATGGCGCCCATGGTGAGCGCGGCCATCCTGGCGGCCGAGCACCGCCTGGACCCGGAGCTGGCGGTGCTGATGGTGGGCGTGGGCATCCCCCTGTCCTTCGTCACCGCGCCGCTGATGTTGTGGGTGGTGCGCTGA
- a CDS encoding nucleotidyltransferase family protein, whose amino-acid sequence MEVRRSVAELGARTYAIQLLTDAGIPFLVGGAYAFAHYTGLYRDTKDLDLFLHRKDGDRAVELLARHEWRTESEVHGWLHKAFWEDFLVDLIYGSGNGFTAVDDAWFEHAVPAQVLGCPCRVPPAEEIFWSKAFVLERERYDGHELTHLLLKVGPTFDWQRLLRRFDRYWEVLLSHLLFFRFAYPSDRATVPEWLMRELLSRANGSVDAGNWQERICRGRILSKVSYQVDVDEWGFQDGHSWDKEERQREADSVASGEAPGLHGPH is encoded by the coding sequence ATGGAAGTGCGGCGCTCCGTGGCGGAGCTGGGCGCGCGCACGTACGCCATCCAACTACTCACCGACGCAGGCATCCCGTTCCTCGTGGGTGGGGCCTACGCCTTCGCCCACTACACGGGCCTCTACCGCGACACGAAGGACCTGGACCTCTTCCTCCATCGCAAGGACGGCGACCGCGCCGTGGAGCTGCTCGCGCGCCATGAGTGGCGCACCGAGAGCGAGGTCCACGGCTGGCTGCACAAGGCCTTCTGGGAGGACTTCCTCGTCGACCTCATCTACGGCTCCGGCAACGGCTTCACCGCCGTGGATGACGCGTGGTTCGAGCACGCCGTGCCGGCCCAGGTGCTGGGCTGTCCGTGCCGTGTCCCGCCCGCGGAGGAGATCTTCTGGAGCAAGGCCTTCGTCCTCGAGCGTGAGCGCTACGACGGCCATGAGCTCACCCACCTGTTGCTGAAGGTGGGGCCCACCTTCGACTGGCAGCGCCTGCTGCGCCGCTTCGACCGGTACTGGGAGGTGCTGCTCTCGCACCTGCTCTTCTTCCGCTTCGCCTATCCGTCCGACCGCGCCACGGTGCCGGAGTGGCTGATGCGCGAGCTGCTCTCGCGCGCGAACGGCTCCGTGGACGCGGGCAACTGGCAGGAGCGCATCTGCCGGGGGCGCATCCTGTCCAAGGTCAGCTACCAGGTGGACGTGGACGAGTGGGGCTTCCAGGACGGGCACAGCTGGGACAAGGAGGAGCGCCAGCGCGAGGCGGACTCCGTCGCGAGCGGCGAGGCGCCGGGCCTGCACGGGCCTCACTGA
- a CDS encoding MG2 domain-containing protein, with protein MTERLRRRPWLTGGLVAFLLVGLWAFTAWDVCVSTWMLRGVKLARCPVGTLRQTVSLGAQGLGRNLPGEVFAWADAHGVDSRGERMTARVRRGSVALFLVDAEGKQTPLTPEKDGPWKRDDGEVSRATVKLPDVPDGDYRLSARLSTPLGEDTVEMPLPLYAPAVAHVLTDRPLYEPGNEVRFRAVVLRAKDLAPLDGRPGTWFLKDPSGEVVLEERAPAGPWGVVAGGIPLDRGAPTGQWTVEWASGETVARAQFMVKPFTLPRFRVEAQSPRPYWRAGEVPQVEGQVVYASGAPVADAEVELAWDVSGAWPPPPEWSAGGLPEKARTDKAGRFQVTLPRVPEDLRGQARLSASVVAKDAAGDRVASGVSLLLSEDALAVSSVTELEDGLVEGFSNRVYLRATTPDGRVLPGAELTVTRAWDSQDEGVRGVTDEDGVAAFQLDPGPPVNVVVPPMPVRRPPPTPSVTLTDVRSLLEEDGEESLQDRVAVEAWLPAFFPCARFVLPEDSVREVPLAVRVGTGGAVVDVVNANDALSRCLAQAVRTRTLPAGRERMLALALEVQDPGLPWVELAVHPAFGTATALMDALGTAARDARACVSSTQSTSSLFPMSLTWRLGAKGALTTSWSSRPWVKSELGASTVVCIQERFSRLKASAATFGSSEEAGLEAMGIAELIVHPAGGEGEDDGEGQATTFLGYELKVVATVEGKPVGDTKWLLRPASLPPFRLRVTPVLARGGDEVRIDLMRGPSFQGKLPEELRLQAGKQTLVTKLEKGATSARFRLPEDFEGWAEAEWAGTRARVYVAPRARLSVEVSPEKPAYAPGDLARLLVRTRVDGKDGPAAVGLVGVDETLGQLVPLPGGDALASLRPAPSVSSPAFGVLDGVALAQGRIRGSNAAAAALLRVSSVPTLVDTETRVRGLQMGEFDPDVELTEPFYTVLGELHARVREWEEKAPEGETLAPEGLAKLWTQALSACEARGEKVTDAYGQRLRLSRLPQALLELTDPRAVVSRGTRLPEDVENWNAWVAREAP; from the coding sequence ATGACAGAGCGGTTGCGACGCCGTCCATGGCTGACGGGGGGCCTGGTGGCGTTCCTGCTGGTGGGCCTGTGGGCCTTCACGGCGTGGGACGTGTGCGTGTCCACGTGGATGCTGCGAGGCGTGAAGCTCGCCAGGTGCCCGGTGGGGACGCTGCGTCAGACGGTGAGCCTGGGTGCACAGGGACTCGGTCGGAACCTCCCGGGTGAGGTCTTCGCGTGGGCGGACGCGCACGGCGTCGACTCGCGGGGCGAGCGGATGACGGCGCGGGTGCGGCGCGGCTCGGTGGCGCTGTTCCTGGTGGACGCGGAGGGCAAGCAGACGCCGCTGACGCCCGAGAAGGACGGACCCTGGAAGCGCGACGACGGCGAGGTGTCGCGGGCCACGGTGAAGCTCCCCGACGTGCCGGACGGTGACTACCGGCTGAGCGCCCGGCTCTCCACGCCGCTGGGCGAGGACACGGTGGAGATGCCGCTTCCGCTCTATGCGCCCGCGGTGGCGCACGTGCTGACGGACCGGCCGTTGTACGAGCCGGGCAACGAGGTGCGCTTCCGCGCGGTGGTGCTGCGCGCGAAGGACCTGGCGCCGCTGGATGGTCGGCCCGGGACGTGGTTCCTGAAGGACCCCTCGGGCGAGGTGGTGCTCGAGGAGCGCGCCCCCGCGGGGCCGTGGGGCGTGGTGGCGGGAGGGATTCCGTTGGACCGCGGCGCTCCCACGGGACAGTGGACGGTGGAGTGGGCGAGCGGCGAGACGGTGGCCCGCGCGCAGTTCATGGTGAAGCCGTTCACCCTGCCGCGCTTCCGCGTGGAGGCACAGAGCCCCCGGCCCTACTGGCGCGCGGGCGAGGTGCCCCAGGTGGAGGGACAGGTGGTGTACGCGTCCGGCGCGCCGGTGGCGGACGCGGAGGTGGAGCTGGCGTGGGATGTCTCGGGCGCGTGGCCGCCGCCCCCCGAGTGGAGCGCGGGTGGGCTGCCGGAGAAGGCGCGCACGGACAAGGCGGGCCGCTTCCAGGTGACGCTGCCGCGCGTGCCGGAGGACCTGCGGGGCCAGGCGCGGCTGTCCGCGAGCGTGGTGGCCAAGGACGCGGCGGGGGACCGCGTCGCGAGCGGCGTGTCGCTGCTGCTGTCGGAGGACGCGCTCGCGGTGTCCTCGGTGACGGAACTGGAGGACGGGCTGGTGGAAGGCTTCAGCAACCGCGTGTACCTGCGCGCCACCACGCCGGACGGGCGGGTGCTGCCGGGCGCGGAGCTGACGGTGACGCGCGCGTGGGACTCCCAGGACGAGGGCGTGCGGGGCGTGACGGACGAGGACGGCGTGGCGGCGTTCCAGCTGGACCCGGGCCCGCCCGTCAACGTGGTGGTGCCGCCGATGCCGGTGCGCCGCCCGCCTCCGACGCCGTCGGTGACGCTGACGGACGTGCGCAGCTTGCTGGAAGAGGACGGCGAGGAGTCGCTCCAGGACCGCGTCGCGGTGGAGGCCTGGCTGCCCGCGTTCTTCCCGTGCGCGCGCTTCGTGCTGCCGGAGGACTCGGTGCGCGAGGTGCCGCTGGCGGTGCGCGTGGGCACGGGTGGCGCGGTGGTGGACGTGGTGAACGCGAACGATGCGCTGTCCCGGTGTCTGGCCCAGGCGGTGCGCACGCGCACGCTGCCAGCGGGGCGTGAGCGCATGCTGGCCCTGGCCCTCGAGGTGCAAGACCCGGGGCTGCCGTGGGTGGAGCTGGCGGTGCATCCGGCCTTCGGCACCGCGACGGCGTTGATGGACGCGCTGGGCACGGCGGCTCGGGATGCGCGCGCCTGTGTGTCCTCGACACAGTCCACGAGCAGCCTCTTCCCGATGTCGCTCACCTGGAGGTTGGGCGCGAAGGGCGCGCTGACGACGTCCTGGTCCTCGCGGCCGTGGGTGAAGAGCGAGCTGGGGGCGTCCACGGTGGTGTGCATCCAGGAGCGCTTCTCGCGGCTGAAGGCCTCCGCGGCCACCTTCGGCTCCAGTGAGGAGGCGGGGCTGGAGGCGATGGGCATCGCCGAGCTCATCGTCCACCCCGCTGGAGGTGAGGGCGAGGACGACGGCGAGGGGCAGGCCACCACCTTCCTGGGCTACGAGCTGAAGGTGGTCGCGACGGTGGAAGGCAAGCCGGTGGGCGACACGAAGTGGCTGCTGCGCCCGGCGAGCCTGCCGCCCTTCCGCCTGCGCGTGACGCCGGTGCTGGCGCGCGGCGGCGACGAGGTGCGCATCGACCTGATGCGCGGTCCGTCCTTCCAGGGGAAGCTGCCCGAGGAGCTGCGGCTCCAGGCCGGCAAGCAGACGCTGGTGACGAAGCTGGAGAAGGGCGCCACCTCGGCGCGCTTCCGGCTGCCGGAGGACTTCGAGGGCTGGGCGGAGGCCGAGTGGGCGGGGACGCGGGCGCGGGTGTACGTGGCGCCGCGCGCGCGGCTGTCCGTGGAGGTGTCGCCGGAGAAGCCGGCGTATGCGCCCGGGGATTTGGCGCGGCTGCTCGTGCGCACGCGGGTGGATGGGAAGGACGGCCCGGCGGCGGTGGGCCTGGTCGGCGTGGACGAGACGCTGGGGCAGTTGGTGCCGCTGCCGGGTGGGGACGCGCTGGCGAGCCTGCGTCCCGCGCCGTCGGTGTCCTCGCCTGCCTTCGGGGTGCTGGACGGCGTGGCGCTGGCGCAGGGGCGCATCCGCGGCTCCAACGCGGCCGCCGCGGCGCTGCTGCGGGTCAGCTCGGTGCCCACGCTGGTGGACACGGAGACGCGCGTGCGAGGCCTGCAAATGGGCGAGTTCGACCCGGACGTGGAGCTGACCGAGCCCTTCTACACGGTGCTCGGGGAGCTGCACGCGCGGGTGCGTGAGTGGGAGGAGAAGGCGCCTGAGGGAGAGACGCTGGCGCCCGAGGGCCTGGCGAAGCTGTGGACCCAGGCGCTGTCGGCCTGCGAGGCGCGCGGGGAGAAGGTGACGGATGCGTATGGCCAGCGGCTGCGGTTGTCGCGGCTGCCCCAGGCGCTGCTGGAGCTGACGGACCCGCGCGCGGTGGTGTCGCGCGGGACGCGGCTGCCGGAGGACGTGGAGAACTGGAACGCGTGGGTTGCCCGGGAGGCGCCATGA
- a CDS encoding alpha-2-macroglobulin family protein, producing MKRTVIVGVVCFIAGVVAVFGVLLFARPLMGTSASALGGSFEPEMERDLAVKLQVAAAPMEALAQPMVEEEVERGGPGAVAIGGMDDGYFGAKKKGASRGGPMKDEAAPQAEGAPSRAWFPETFLFEPLVVTDDSGAATLPVRVPDRLTRWRVLALAHSRSGAQAGAVTSFAGTLPTYVDPVVPAFLRAGDTARVPVQVVNTTESAVEAPLKVTATGAVVEGGLRTVRVPARGSVVEYVTVRVSGPGPVAVRASLGDADSVERPLDVWPTGRPVVQTRSGTLATPRTLSLTGPADAQEGSERVRLQVYPGGLGVLRSELSSAGSRASVADVAHALLLAGKAPELLTALGEPDAAKAVRAALSPSQGRVATPPESSGGLVDAESIRVLVAQATQRALRMSRTPDVVTGTLLVEGALAHPDNPVLARLGERLAGWVAQAQRPDGTCQGGDGWTLQRLLVATADCARAVVAASGSPAGQRRASRFTALAEGALERNRAHVKDGYTAAALLSSGVVKGSLREALRAQVRDALKKREDGSVYLPVESGVVAASGESPTEAEATALAVLGLEGDTQAPLADLGASLLSGYAPSTGWGNGRANRLALRAVVSLFKEPLPARVRVVLERDGQAVTEGTYDAKALREVLVMEAPATGSAGAHAWTVRAEPAVPGLGFALALSAAVPWAKEDSRGLELAVASPQEAKVGQPVEVTLQATTPSGLALELRHGLPAGAQVDAASLDALVASGSVSSWTSEDGAVTLKLPPRGPGTPFQARFRVIPTLAGTLQTGASSLRVEARPDLVSYVPPATWAVR from the coding sequence ATGAAGCGCACGGTCATCGTCGGAGTGGTGTGCTTCATCGCGGGCGTGGTGGCGGTGTTCGGGGTGCTCCTCTTCGCGCGGCCGCTGATGGGCACGTCGGCGAGCGCGCTCGGCGGCTCGTTCGAGCCGGAGATGGAAAGGGACCTGGCGGTGAAGCTCCAGGTCGCCGCGGCGCCCATGGAGGCGTTGGCCCAGCCGATGGTCGAGGAGGAGGTGGAGCGCGGCGGACCGGGCGCCGTGGCCATCGGCGGCATGGATGATGGCTACTTCGGTGCGAAGAAGAAGGGCGCTTCGCGAGGCGGCCCGATGAAGGACGAGGCCGCGCCCCAGGCCGAGGGCGCGCCCAGCCGCGCCTGGTTCCCCGAGACGTTCCTCTTCGAGCCGCTGGTGGTGACGGACGACTCCGGCGCCGCGACGCTCCCGGTGCGCGTGCCGGACCGGCTCACCCGCTGGCGGGTGCTGGCGCTGGCGCACTCGCGCTCGGGCGCGCAGGCGGGCGCGGTGACGAGCTTCGCGGGCACGCTGCCCACGTATGTGGACCCGGTGGTGCCGGCCTTCCTGCGCGCGGGTGACACCGCGCGGGTGCCGGTGCAGGTGGTGAACACCACGGAGTCCGCCGTGGAGGCGCCGCTGAAGGTGACCGCGACGGGCGCGGTGGTGGAGGGCGGCCTTCGCACCGTGCGCGTGCCGGCCCGGGGCAGCGTGGTGGAGTACGTGACGGTGCGCGTGTCGGGCCCCGGCCCAGTCGCGGTGCGCGCGTCGCTGGGGGACGCGGACAGCGTGGAGCGCCCGCTGGATGTCTGGCCCACGGGGCGGCCGGTGGTGCAGACGCGCAGCGGCACGCTGGCCACGCCGCGCACCCTGTCGCTCACGGGCCCGGCGGACGCGCAGGAGGGCAGCGAGCGCGTGCGGCTTCAGGTGTACCCGGGAGGGCTCGGCGTGCTGCGCTCGGAGCTGTCGTCGGCGGGCTCGCGCGCGAGCGTGGCGGACGTGGCGCACGCGCTGCTGCTCGCGGGCAAGGCGCCCGAGCTGCTCACGGCGCTGGGCGAGCCCGACGCGGCGAAGGCGGTGCGCGCCGCGCTCTCGCCGAGCCAGGGCCGGGTGGCGACGCCGCCGGAGTCCTCGGGCGGGCTGGTGGACGCGGAGTCGATTCGTGTCCTCGTTGCACAGGCCACGCAGCGCGCGCTGCGGATGTCGCGCACGCCGGACGTGGTGACGGGGACGCTGCTGGTGGAGGGCGCGCTCGCGCATCCGGACAACCCGGTGCTGGCGCGGCTGGGCGAGCGGCTCGCGGGCTGGGTGGCGCAGGCGCAGCGGCCGGACGGCACGTGCCAGGGCGGTGATGGCTGGACGCTCCAGCGGCTGCTGGTGGCCACGGCGGACTGCGCGCGCGCGGTGGTGGCGGCGTCGGGGAGCCCCGCGGGACAGCGGCGCGCCTCGCGCTTCACCGCGCTGGCGGAGGGCGCGCTGGAGCGCAACCGGGCGCACGTGAAGGACGGCTACACGGCGGCGGCGCTGCTCTCGAGCGGCGTCGTGAAGGGCTCGCTGCGGGAGGCCCTGCGGGCGCAGGTGCGTGACGCGCTGAAGAAGCGCGAGGACGGCTCCGTGTACCTGCCGGTGGAGTCCGGCGTGGTGGCGGCCAGCGGCGAGTCCCCCACCGAGGCGGAGGCCACGGCGCTGGCGGTGCTGGGGCTGGAGGGAGACACCCAGGCGCCCCTGGCGGACCTGGGCGCGTCGCTCCTGTCCGGCTACGCGCCGTCCACGGGCTGGGGCAACGGCCGCGCGAACCGGCTGGCGCTGCGGGCCGTGGTGTCGCTCTTCAAGGAACCCTTGCCCGCGCGGGTGCGGGTGGTGCTGGAGCGCGATGGCCAGGCGGTGACGGAGGGCACCTACGATGCGAAGGCGCTGCGCGAGGTGCTGGTGATGGAGGCCCCGGCGACGGGCTCGGCCGGCGCGCACGCGTGGACGGTGCGCGCGGAGCCGGCGGTGCCGGGGCTGGGCTTCGCGCTGGCGCTGTCCGCCGCGGTGCCGTGGGCGAAGGAGGACTCGCGTGGGCTGGAGCTGGCGGTGGCCTCGCCCCAGGAGGCGAAGGTGGGCCAGCCGGTGGAGGTGACGCTGCAGGCGACCACGCCCTCGGGGCTCGCGCTGGAGCTGCGGCACGGGCTGCCGGCGGGGGCTCAAGTGGACGCGGCGAGCCTGGATGCCCTGGTGGCCTCTGGCAGCGTGTCCTCCTGGACGTCCGAGGACGGCGCGGTGACGTTGAAGCTGCCGCCGCGCGGTCCGGGGACACCCTTCCAGGCGCGCTTCCGCGTCATCCCCACGCTGGCGGGCACGCTCCAGACGGGCGCGTCGTCGCTGCGTGTGGAGGCTCGGCCGGACCTGGTCTCCTACGTACCTCCCGCCACCTGGGCGGTGCGCTGA
- a CDS encoding trypsin-like peptidase domain-containing protein, which yields MELDGAERDELLLALLGAFPSVEELRRVVANVCHRDLESLVPKGGPRERASGLILRAESEGWTRELVTGMHGAQPRHPRLNRFMQGYLASVQRSVPRRSLERIVGPAREQGAADGWRKRLSAIERRVCRVEPVVGASLGTGFLVSRDVVLTNFHVIENRLLESLRVRFDHKVLPDRTLLQPGKQYAVKRCIARSPYSPADLMHPRPREAMVSELDYAFLQVEGAPGDEQVEDAPRGWLELPEAPTPIVPGQLALIVQHPEGQPMSVALDEFLGVNASRTRVSYRTSTSPGSSGAPCFTQELRLVALHHSGGPRMPSATGHNEGIPTDTIRHGLSPEVKALLGWT from the coding sequence ATGGAGCTCGACGGCGCGGAGAGAGACGAGTTGCTGCTGGCGCTGCTGGGGGCCTTCCCCTCGGTGGAGGAGCTGCGTCGGGTGGTGGCGAATGTCTGCCACCGGGACCTGGAGTCGCTCGTGCCCAAGGGAGGCCCGAGGGAGCGGGCATCGGGGCTCATCCTCCGCGCGGAGTCGGAGGGGTGGACGCGGGAGCTGGTGACGGGCATGCACGGCGCCCAGCCGCGCCATCCCCGCTTGAATCGCTTCATGCAGGGCTACCTCGCGTCGGTGCAGCGCAGCGTCCCGCGCCGCAGCCTGGAGCGCATCGTCGGCCCGGCGCGGGAGCAGGGCGCCGCGGACGGGTGGCGCAAGCGCCTGTCCGCCATCGAGCGGCGCGTGTGTCGGGTGGAGCCCGTGGTGGGGGCCTCGCTGGGCACGGGCTTCCTGGTGTCGCGTGACGTGGTGCTCACCAACTTCCACGTCATCGAGAACCGGCTCCTGGAGTCCTTGCGCGTGCGCTTCGACCACAAGGTGCTGCCGGACCGGACGCTCTTGCAGCCGGGCAAGCAGTACGCGGTGAAGCGCTGCATCGCGCGCAGCCCGTACAGCCCCGCGGACCTGATGCACCCGCGTCCGAGGGAGGCGATGGTGAGCGAGCTCGACTACGCCTTCCTCCAGGTGGAGGGCGCGCCCGGTGACGAGCAGGTGGAGGACGCGCCGAGGGGCTGGTTGGAGTTGCCCGAGGCGCCGACGCCCATCGTCCCCGGCCAGTTGGCGCTCATCGTCCAGCACCCGGAGGGCCAGCCGATGAGCGTGGCGCTGGACGAGTTCCTGGGCGTCAACGCCTCGCGCACGCGGGTGTCCTATCGGACGTCCACGAGCCCGGGCTCCTCGGGGGCGCCTTGCTTCACGCAGGAGCTGCGGCTCGTCGCGCTGCATCACAGCGGTGGGCCACGCATGCCGTCCGCTACCGGTCACAACGAGGGCATCCCCACGGACACCATCCGCCATGGGCTGTCCCCGGAGGTGAAGGCGCTGCTCGGCTGGACGTGA